TTTTTTTGTGTTATACGTAGAGGGAAACATGTCGTTTTGATGGAATGAAATTGCCTTAGAAAAGCCATGACACAACTATTTTATTAAAAAAACAACTTGGAATGTTAGGAGGAAAGGATATGACTAATAAAGAGATGATGATGGATATGAAATCTCTTAGTCGAAAATCCCTTTCAAAACAAGTGATAGATGAAATTATAAATTTGCTTGTCACAGAAAAACTTAAACCTGGGGACAAAATCCCAACAGAACTAGAACTTATGGAGATTTGTAATGTTAGCAGGCCGGTCATTCGTGAAGCTTTAACTTCATTGGAAGTTTTAGGAATTGTTAATCGTGGAACTCGTAACGGCACGTTTTTTTCTGATAAAATAGGCAGTCAGCCTTTTGCGATGATGTTAGCTTTGTCTGCTGGTGACGTGCGCTCTATTATTGAGATAAGAATAGCTTTGGAACTTGGTTTAGTTACATTAGCGGCAGAGAAAATTACGGAACAAGAGCTTGAAAAATTATGGGGAACGATAGAAGAAATGAAATCCTTGCCAACTGACGATTCTTCAAAAGTTGATAAACAATTTCATAAAATAATCGCTCATAGTGCTCAAAATCCCCTATTTGAAGGGATAATTGATCCATTACAAAACTTTCATGACAAAGTATTAGATGAAATTCCTTTGGAAGATAGGGAATTAGAAAAAACAGTGAAATATCATATTGACATCTACCATGCATTAAAGAAAAGAGATCCTATAGAGGCTTATACTAGCATGTATCGTCACCTTGATTTTGTACGAAATAAAGCACTTAAAAATATTGAATAATATGGAAGATAATAATAATGAAATTACTATTTATTCCTGAGAATACATTACATCCACCCTCTCCGAATTAATGAGTGGATGTTTTTATTTGCACTTTATCTATCTAGTTGCATGCTATGCCTATACCAGAATAATGCTTTTTAAACGAAATTCAAATAATCAGCGTACAGATGAATTATTAAAGGAATGGAATGATTGGTTGTCAGAGGGAAGACGATGTCCGGATATGAGCTATTTAAAAGATCGCAATCGGCAAGTGATTTTTTTATTTGTTGAGAAAAAACTTATAGAAACAAGGAACCAAACCATATCACTTCACCTTGGAAACACTTTTCATTCCTTTATTGCTTGGATCCCTTTTTTAGTTATGGTGGTTCCGGCTCTGCCTTTTCCAACTTCAACTAAATGATCTTCTTCCATTTTTTTAAGGTGATTTCTCAATTCCTGTTCTGAAATAAAAAGATGATTTGTAAAAGCTTTTTCAGCTATTTTTTTCCTTCCCATTCTTTCTTTACGAAGATATGCTTGATAAAGCACCTCTAAAATAAAATATATTTTTTCTCCGAATTGTTTTGGTTCCATGTTATTTTCAACTGGCGCAGCAGGTTCTTCAACTGAATCTATCCATTCTTTGTAAATGGGTAAGTCTTTGCATTCGATAAAATTCTTTCCGAAGTTCATAATATAATTAGCGCAATTTTCTAATTCTCTAATATTTCCTTCCCACTTATGATTTATTAAAAAATTAGATGCTTCTTCACTTAATGTAAAATCATGTCCTTGCGTAAAAAAAGAGAACAGAGGAAGAATGTCTTCCTTTCTTTCGCGAAGAGGCGGTATATCTAATGGTAATACGTTTAATCGAAAGTACAAATCTTTACGGAAGGTCCCTCTTAATACCTCATTTTTTAAATTTCTATTAGTAGCAGCAATGACTCGTATATCTATTGGGATAATGGAGTCTCCGCCTACTCTCATGACCTCTTTTTCCTGAAGTACCCTTAATAATCTTGATTGCAGGGCCATTGGCATTTCACCAATTTCATCTAAGAATATCGTTCCTAAATGTGCTTGTTCAAACAATCCCGGCTTGCCGCCCTTTTTAGCTCCTGTAAATGCTCCTTCTACATATCCAAATAATTCGCTTTCTAGTAATTGTTCTGGGAGTGCTGCACAGTTAAATGCTACAAATGAATACTGTCTTCTAGGTGAGTGGTTATGAATGGCTTGAGCAAACAATTCTTTTCCTGTCCCGCTTTCTCCTTTAATTAATAAAGAAGCGTCCGAATGAGACATTCTTTGTGCGATATCTTTCGTTTTTATTATGGATGGAGAATTTCCGAGTATATTGAAAAAATGATACTTTGCAGCAAACCCTTTGCCCGCTACTTTCGTACGCAGTCGGTGCTGTCGTTTTTCTGTTTCCTGAAACGGTACAAGAGTAGCGATAGCTCCGGTTGTTTCTTCGTCTACTTTTATAGCGTTCATTGTTAGTACCGTAGACGTTTGGCCAATTTGCATGATTTCTTCAACTGTGTCCTGTTCCTCCGTTAAAATGGTTCCAAATTGGATATTTGGAAGAACATCCTGGAAGTGGTGGCCAATTACTTCTTCTGCTTTACGATTAATCAGCTGCTCAGCGGCGTCATTATAGGTAGTAACGATGCCGGAAGAATTAACAGCTATAATTCCGTTTTGTACGATCTGAAGAAATAAATCTAATTGATTTTCGAGATAATCCTTTTTATCTAATATTCTCTCTAGCCCATAACTAATCGGTATGATATTAGAAAAATGCCGTTTAATCTTCCCTTCAAATTTATGGTGGTCTATGTCCAATTTTGCGATAATATCCATATAAGTTGTCATGTCCAAAATTCGGTTTCCAATATTAATGATTTCTTTATTTTCCAGGTTCGGGTCTGGTTCTTCATTAGGGCTGATGATCAAATCAACGTCTGGAAACGGACTCATTCCTTTATAGGCGGGAATTAGATTAATCTGTCTTACATCAAGTTGATGAATGGTAGAAATGGTCTCTAGTGACATCTCAAGAGTTGCGTTATATAAAATGGCATTTGTTCCTTTACGTAAATTCTTTATCTTTTTCAGCCCGGTCTCACTTAACGTTCTTTTGGCGATAATAACAGCAGCATTTACATTTTTTATATAACGACGGACTTTTTCAAACACCTTATAATTAGGAATTAATAGTAAGTCCCCCTCAATTCCCTCATAAATTGTTTCATCCTCAAAACAATAAAGGCTGGTTGTTATGTCTTTGCCAAACATGTTGGTCACTTCTTCATGAAAGGAAAGCATTGTATTTTTATAAAGAGAAACAATCGTTAAATTTTTATTCATGCTCATATTTTGCTCCCCCTCTTTTAATTAGTTCGAATTTTATAAAAAAAATGAATAGAAAGCAATAAAAATTCAACAAAAAAACCAAATTTAATTGGTTAATGTGAGTTTTATTTAACCAATTAAACCAATTAATTTTTTGATTTGCATTCAGAGATGTATCTTTTTATTTTTTATTTTTAACTATAACGCAAGGGTTCTCTGTTTATTTTATATAAATAAATTACATTTGGCATGGATATTGCAATAATACTATCGCAGATAACAATAAGGAGCTGAAACCATGAGCACACTACTTGCCAAAGCTATGAATCTACAAGATGAATTATCTAAATGGAGACGCCATCTACATCAATACCCGGAACTGGGATTTGAAGAATTTAATACGAGTGACTTTATTAAAGAAAGGCTGAAAGAGTTTGGAATTACAGAAATTACAAAAATGGTTGGAACTGGCTTGATGGTTTTTCTAAGAGGAAAAAGACCTGGACCGACCGTTATGTTAAGAGCAGATATAGACGCATTGCCTATTCAAGATGAAAAAACAGTAGAGTATGCCTCAAAGATTAATAATGTAGCCCATTTATGCGGCCATGACGCTCATACTGCTATGATGCTTGGGGCTGTGAAAATATTAAAAGATATGGAAATAGAAACAGGAAATATCCAGGTAATCTTTCAACCGGCTGAAGAAGGATTAAGCGGCGCCAAAAAAATGATTGAAGAGGATGTGCTTAATATCCATGGTGTAGACGCTGCTGCTGCTTTACATGTTCAACCAACTTTGCCTACTGGTGAAATATCTGTATGCCCTAATTCTAGTACAGCTAATTCTGATCGATTTGTTATAAAAGTGATAGGCAAAGGCGGCCATGCCGCTCATCCCCATGTAACTGTCGACTCTGTGGCCGTAGCGGCTGAGCTGATTTCTTCGATCCAGCATATTGTCAGTAGAAAAATTAATCCACTGGAAAACGCCGTTATATCAATAGGGAAAATCAGCGGTGGATCCGCTAGAAACGTCATAGCCCCTTCCGTTTCCTTGGTGGGTACTGTCCGAACATTTAAAAAAGAGGTGCAAGTGAATGTAAAAGAAGAAATGGAACGAATTATTTCAGGGATATGCCAAGCATTTGGAGCAGACTACCAATTTGATTATGAAAGAGGGTATCCTTCTGTAGATAATGATGAAGCAATGATTACTATTTTTAAATCGACCGCTGCAAATATTTTAGGAGAAGATAAATTATCCGTCGTTCCTCCGTCAATGGGTGGGGAAGACTTTTCATATTATACTAAAAAAGTTCCTAGTTTGTTTTTTAGGTTGGGAGTCCGTCCTAAAAACAAAGAAACGATGTATTCTCACCATCACCCGTTATTTGATATTGATGAGACGGCTATGCCTTATGGGACAGCGCTTTTATCTCAATTCGCACTTGATTTTCTACATCATAAAAAGGTATTAAAAGAAACTGTTTCATCTAAATAATAAAGCTTCTGTAATTTTTGTAATTTTTATTATAAAATGAAAACTACATTTCTATAAGGAGGGGTCTTGATTGAGCAATTACATTAGGCGAAGAATAATTCAGCTGCTCCCTGTTATGTTTATCATTGTATTTATTGTTTATTGCCTGGTTTATCTTGCTGGTGATCCCGTTCTGCTCATGCTGCCTGAGAATGCTACTGAAGAAGACATTGCCCGCATGAGAGCTGCATTAAACCTGGATCAGCCGTTCTATATTCAATTTTTCACTTACATATCGAATGTCATTCAGGGGGATTTTGGCGACTCATTTCGATATAATCAACCAGCCTTGGGTTTAGTCTTAGAACGTCTGCCCGCTACGATTGAGTTAGCTGTTGCATCTATGATTGTAGCTATTGGTATTGCTATTCCACTCGGGGTATGGTCAGCTCTTAAACGAAACTCTATCACAGATGTGTTCATAACTGGCGGCACTGTATTAGGCCAGGCGATGCCAAACTTCTGGCTGGGTATCATGCTTATTTTGATTTTTGCAGTTAACTTGCAAATTTTGCCCGTCTCAGGAACAGGTAGTTACGCGCATTTAGTATTGCCTGCCATCACTTTAGGAACAGGGATAGCAGCTCAAATTGCACGTTTAACACGTTCGAGCATGTTAGAAACGCTAAATCAGGACTATATACGTACTGCTAAAAGCAATGGAATTAATCGGTTTTCAATTGTTTATTTTCACGCTTTTCGGAATTCTCTGATTCCTGTGGTTACCATTACAGCAATGCAGACAAACGCTTTGATTGGCGGTGCTTTAGTAACAGAAATGATTTTTGCCTGGCCAGGTCTTGGGCAATTATTAATTCAAGCTATTCATGCCAGAGATATGGCTATTGTGCAAGCATCCGTCTTCATCATTGCCATTATCGTTATATTGATGAATTTTATTGCTGACATTTTATATAAAGTCCTCGACCCAAGAATTGATTATAAGTAAGGAGGTAAGGTGATATGGGTTTACCTATCAAGAATAAGCAACCAGAAACTATTGCCAGCCCATCCAAACGTAAGAGCCAGTCTTCATTTAGAAGGTGGATTAAGCTGTTGATGCAAAGCAAAACAGGGACAGTTGGGCTGTTTATTGTTCTTAGTGTTTTTTTAGTAGCTGTGTTTGCTCCGTGGATTGCACCCCATAACCCATCAGAAAATAACCTGGCTTCTATGCTGCAGCCTCCTTTTTGGATGGAAGGTGGATCAACGGATCATATTTTAGGCACAGACAACCTAGGAAGAGACATTTTTAGCAGGATTGTCTATGGTGCACAAGTGTCTTTGCTTGTTGGCATAACTGCAGTGTTAATTGCCGGCGCAATCGGTCTGGTGGCTGGTATTGTGGCAGGATATTATGGAGGTTTTATAGATAATGTCATTATGCGGTTTGTAGATGCTTTTTTAGCAATACCAAGCATCCTCATGACACTAGTCATTCTCGGAATTGTTGGTCCTGGCATGCTTACTTTGATCCTTGTACTAGGTATAACAAATTGGGTCAATTACGCCCGTATTGTAAGAGGGGAAGTTCTATCTGTTAAGGAAAGGGATTTTGTAAAAGCGGCAAACATGATGGGGGTCAATGACAAAACGATTATGTATCGTCATTTAGCGCCTAATATATTTTCTTCTTTTATTGTTATTTCTACTTTAAGTGTTGCTACGACGATTATTTCTGAAGCTGCCCTTAGTTTTTTAGGAATGGGAATACAACCTCCGCAAATCTCCTGGGGAAGTATGCTTAGTACCGGTCGGGATTATTTAGCTGATAGCTGGTGGGTGGCAACATTTCCTGGAATTGCGATTACGATAACCACCTTGGGAATTATTTTTCTTGGAGATTGGCTTCGTGATGTACTGGATCCAAAAACGAATATAGGACGGAAAGGTGGATAATCCAATGGCAAATGATCAAACACTGTTAGAAGTAGAACACCTGCAGACGCACTTTTTTACAGAAAACGGAGTCATCCCTTCTATTAATGATATTTCTTTTTCGTTAAATAAAGGGGAAATCGTTGCCTTAGTTGGCGAATCCGGTTCTGGCAAAAGCGTAACCTCCATGTCTATTATGGGTCTTATTGAGGATCCCGGAAAAATCGTCAATGGCAATATTATATTTGATAACCAGGACTTAACTTCACTAACGCATAAAAAATATCAGAAGATTAGAAGAAATGATATGTCGATGGTTTTTCAAGAACCATTGACAGCTTTAAATCCTGTTTTCTCCATAGGATTTCAATTAATTGAAACGATAAAAGTTCAACAAAAGACAAATAAGAAGAAAGCAAAGGAAATTGCATTTGAATGGCTCGAAAAAGTTCGAATTCCCAATCCGGATAAAGTTTTCGCTTCGTATCCGCATGAATTAAGCGGAGGCATGCGTCAACGAGTGATGATCGCTATGGCTCTTTCCTCCCGCCCTCGATTATTAATTGCAGACGAACCAACGACAGCGCTCGACGTTACTATTCAAAAACAAATACTACGTTTGATGAAAAATCTAACAAAAGAATTAGATACAGCTATTCTATTTATAACACATGACCTTGGTATCGTTGCTGAAATGGTTGATCGTGTCATGGTTATGTACGGGGGTGAAATTGTAGAGAAAAGTGATGTTAAACAGCTGTTTCATGCGCCGAAACATCCATATACGGAAGGGCTATTAAAAAGTACTCCAAAGATCAACCAATGGGGTGAAAAATTACACGCCATCAGCGGCACCGTTCCTACACCATCTAATCTGCCAAAAGGATGTAAATTTCACCCCAGGTGCCCTAAAGCATTTGATCGATGTGAAACGGAACATCCTCCATTAATTGATCACAAGGATGGAAGTCAAGTTCGTTGTTTATTATATGAAAGATAGAAAGGTTGGTGGTCCAATGGCTTCTGAAAATTCTCCTCTATTAGAAATCAGTGAAATTAAAAAATATTTTGATGTATCTAAAGGGATCTTCAAGAAAAAAAAGCAGTATTTAAAAGCAGTAGATCGGGTGAATTTAACTCTTAATAAAGGAGAAACCGTTGGCATTGTAGGGGAATCAGGATGCGGTAAATCTACTCTTGCAAATATTGTCATGGGGGCGCTGCCTCCTGATGAAGGGAAAATTATTTTTGATAACACCGATATTTATTCTCTTTCTAAAAAAGAATTAAAAGAGAAGCGAAGAGGTTTTCAAATGGTCTTTCAGGATCCTTCTTCTTCCTTAAATCCAAGGATGACTGTTTTTGATATCATCGCAGAGCCGCTAAAGTCTTTCAATATAGTGAAAGGGAAGCAATTAATAGAGGAAGTAGAAAAGCTTTTATCGATCGTGGGTCTCGACATTAGTTATAAAGAGCGTTATGCGCATGAGTTCAGCGGCGGGCAGCGTCAACGTATTGTTATTGCAAGAGCATTGGCTTTAAAACCTAAATTGATAGTTTGTGATGAACCTGTCTCTGCTTTAGATGTTTCAATCCAAGCTCAGATATTAAATCTGCTTCGTGAATTGCAAGATAAATATCATTTGGCGTACTTGTTTATCGGCCATGGCCTTCCGTCTGTTCATTATATTAGTGATCGTATTGCTGTTATGTACTTGGGAGAGATAGTAGAAACCGGCAAAAAAGATATTATTTTTGAAAGACCAGCTCACCCATACACGAGAGCTCTTCTGTCGTCTGTGCCAGTTCCAGATCCAGACTATCAAACGGAAAATAAACTAGAAGAGGCTGAGATACTAGGGGATTTACCCAATCCTATCGATCCGCCTTCAGGATGTAAATTCCATACGCGCTGCCCTGTTGCTCAAGATATTTGTAAACAAAAGCCGCCAGTTTTGTTATCTATTGGAGATAACCAACAAACAGCCTGCCATTTCCCAATAACGAAAAGCATGGAAGAAACAAACGTGTATAAAGCATCCATTAATTAGAAAGGAGCAAAACATGAAAAGAACACAAACACTGAATTCTTCTATGGCAGCGGAATTAGAAAAAACATTTGCAAACAACAATTATCATGGAACAACGGAAGCAGGACTACCTTTTCATACAGAAACAGGAAGTATACCCATTTTGGTTTCAGCTCCCCATGCTACGAAACATAAAAGAAATGACTCTATTAAAGAACAGGATAATTACACAGGAGCAATTGCTTTGCTTTTGCATCAATTTACAGATTGTCATCTTATTTACGCTACTAAATTAGGTAAGGAAGATCCAAATTATACGAAAGGTGGTGGTTTATATAAAAAGAAAGTCGTTGATATGATTAATAGTTTTAATATTAAATATTTAATCGATCTGCATGGGGCGTCTGAAAAAAGGCCATTTAGTATCGACATGGGGACTTGCTATGGCAAAACAATGAAAGATGACACACTTTGTATCATTAAAAATGCCTTGGTTTCTTCATCTATGCAAGGTGTCAAACAGAATCATCATTTTCCAGCTGCTAATCCAAATACAGTTACCCATTACGCAAATGCTCGAACAGGAGTTGAATCCGTTCAACTTGAAATCAATAAAGTTTATCGTGATCCAATACGTAAGGAAGATTTATTTTTAAGATGTGTCAATGGTTTGAGACAAATGATTGTAAATCTATCAACATAAGAGAAGGAAATGCTTTTTATGAAAAAGGTAATGGGTGTGTTTATTGCTTGTTTTCTTATGATGGCAGCTATGACGTTTACTATCGCTTGGATTGCCGAAGAAGCAAAAACCCATTACAGCGAAGAAATCTCACCAGTAAATAATTAAAAAAGGGGTCTGATTGTATGAAACAAAAAATATTTTTCATGTTCATTTTCTTATTATTCACCATTATGATAAGCGGTTGTGTGACTGCCAATCAAAGCTCTGGGGATGAGTCTGAACAAGAATTTTCACCCGAAGAACAAGAAAATCAACCATCCAATTCAGCCCAATCGGATGATGATACCCTAACCATTGCTGTAGGAGTTGATATGGATACATTTGATATTCATGATCACAACAATACACTAACAGAAGCTATGCACATAAATATGTTCAATTATTTATTTATGAGAAACGATGAAACCGGCGAGATCGAACCGGATTTAGTGGATAAATATGAGAATAAAGATGATTTAACTTGGAATATGACATTAAAAGAAGGCGTTACATTTCATAATGGCGATGAACTTACTGCTGAAGATGTGAAATATACATTAGAACGCGTTATAAAAGATGAGAGTTTAACGGAGCACGCCCAATATAACCAAATAGATGAAATCAATATTATTGATGATCATGAATTTGAAATTGTGACGCACGAACCGGAACCAGTATTGTTAAACCGTCTTTCCCGAATTGGTTCTAGCATCCTTCCAAAGGATTATATTGAGGAAAACGGCTGGGACCATTTTCTTGAAGAACCAATTGGAACAGGACCATTTCAGTTTGAAGAGTGGAACCGTGACAGCCAAGTTGTCTTCTCTCGTTATGATGAATATTTTGAAGGTGCTGTAGAGGATTGGGAACAATTAGTTTTCCAAGTTATTCCTGAAACATCTACAGCTGTTGGTGAATTGCTGACAGGCGGTGTCGATATTGTTTTTGATGTACCTGACAACGAATGGGAACGTATCAATGGAAATGAAGGTACTTCTGTTGTTACTGGTCCTTCTCAACGAGTAGGTTTGCTTGGAATCCGTCATACAGAAGATTATCCAACTTCAGATCCGCTCGTTCGGGAGGCTATTGAGCTGGCTATTGACAACGAAGCTTTAGTGGAACATGTATTAGGCGGGGCCGGTGTGCCTACAAGAACAAGGGTAACTCCAGGTAACTTTGGAGCTAATAAAGAATTGTTTAACACCTCTTTATACGATCCAGAGAAAGCAAAAGAACTTCTTGAAGAAGCAGGATATGAAGATGGTTTAGAGCTAACACTTCATGCTCCTATCGGCCGGTATACAAAAGGAGAAGACATGAGCGAAACAGTAGCTGCAATGCTTGGAGAAGTAGGGATTACCGTTAACGTTGATTTCATGGAATTCAATGATTTCTTAGCAACACGCAGAGCCGGGGAAAATGAAGATATGTTTTTTGCCGCCTTTGGAAATTCCTTATTTGACGGCGACGTTGCCTTAGACGTATACAGATCCGAGCGATCTGAAGGAGAATTAGATTATGAAAATGAGGACGTCGATCGTTTGTTAGAAGAAGCGTCTTCTGAAATGGATCCAGATGTTCGTGAAGAAAAATTCAAAGAAATTCAAGAAATTGTAGCAGAAGAACGACCACATGTATTCCTTTACTTGCAAGATAACGCCTTCGGGGTAACAGATGGAATTGACTTCAGACCGAGACAAGACGAAATGTTTTATGCTCCTGATATAACCAAACAATAAACAAAAAGTTGGAGGCTGTTGGACAGCAGTCTCCCTCTTTCTTATTAAAACTGGAAAGGAGAAAAACGATGAAAAACGACTACGCTGTTAGCAGTGCTCACCCATTGGCTACAGAAGCGGGAATAGACATTTTAAAAAGTGGTGGAAATGCTATAGATGCTGCAATTAGTGTAGCTTATACTCTTGGAGTAGTAGAACCGTACGCCTCAGGGCTTGGCGGAGGCGGCGTAATGATGATCTTAAAAAAGAATTGGGAAGAACCTGTAGTTTACGACTATCGTGACAAAGCTCCCCTATATAAAGAGAAAATCACCTCTGAAGCTGCTGTTCCCGGTTTGGTTAAAGGAATGGAAATACTACGGAAAAATTATGCTTCTTTGTCTATTGAAAGAATTATGAAATCAGCTATGGAGTTAGCTGAAAATGGCTTTCCTATTCTTGATATTTTTCAGAACAACCTAAGAAAAGCAGAACACCTAAACAAAAAAGAACTTACACACTTTTATATGGATGGGAAGCCAATAAATAAAGGTAATATTCTTTTCCAAAAAAAGTTAGCATCTACTCTTCGTATTATTTGCACAGAAGGAGAAGAATCGTTTTACATTGGAAGATTAGGAACGGAACTAACCCAAGCTGCTCCACAACTAACAGAAGAAGATTTGCAAAATTACAGCGTTAAAGTTAGTAAACCAGTTAAAGGTTATTTTCATGAGCAATCTATTTTTTCGCCTCCTCCGCCATTATCTGGTCCCGTTTTATTGCAAATTTTAAAAATGGCAGACTATTTTAACCTAGATGAATTAAACAAAACAGACTACATGGATTATCTAGCCAGAATTGTCGCTGTCGTTTCAGAAAATTATAAAGCATGTTCAGGGGATCCTGACTTTGTATCCATTCCTTCTCATTGCTGGCTGGATGAAGAAAATATGTCTTCCCTTTATGAGAGAATAAACAATCAATTACAGACAACTCCTTTTTCTTTACAAGGAGATATTAATGATTTTAATAGCACTACTCATTTTTCTGTTATGGACAGCGAAGGAACCGTTATT
This DNA window, taken from Alteribacillus bidgolensis, encodes the following:
- a CDS encoding gamma-glutamyltransferase family protein, with protein sequence MKNDYAVSSAHPLATEAGIDILKSGGNAIDAAISVAYTLGVVEPYASGLGGGGVMMILKKNWEEPVVYDYRDKAPLYKEKITSEAAVPGLVKGMEILRKNYASLSIERIMKSAMELAENGFPILDIFQNNLRKAEHLNKKELTHFYMDGKPINKGNILFQKKLASTLRIICTEGEESFYIGRLGTELTQAAPQLTEEDLQNYSVKVSKPVKGYFHEQSIFSPPPPLSGPVLLQILKMADYFNLDELNKTDYMDYLARIVAVVSENYKACSGDPDFVSIPSHCWLDEENMSSLYERINNQLQTTPFSLQGDINDFNSTTHFSVMDSEGTVIAATHTISDFFGCGKYINGFFLNNQLRNFNDDGITPNCYEPGKRTHSFISPAIIRNEENDMVLSLGSSGGNRIPMILTHFLIQLIKKERPIQDILHDQRFFYKDGELLFEEPLSKEQLFAFSKKYAKVQVLNNSLYFGGLHMLLKQNGTITGGADPRRKGSVKFGNSITPYTLEEN